The nucleotide window CATCATCAAATGTTATCATCACCTTTCCAATTGCTCTCCTATCTTTGAGGGCAGTAAAGGCAAGATGGGCCTGCCAAAGCGAACAATAATGTGTGTAATGTGCAGTTATCTTGATCCCATGATCAATAAGAACTAAATCCAAGCACAATGAAAATACATGCACCAATGACATAAATATGTAACTTAGCTTTCGAAAACCTACACTTTACTGTGAACTTAGCCCTTTCAGGTGATATTGACCAGTGTTTCAAAAGGCGGAGGCGTGAGGCGAGGCGTTTTACCAACATGGGGCGAGGAGTAAGCCCCGAGACACGGGGCGTAAGTCCCAAAGATCTTTaatttataattaataaaataaaattaaaattatttttaaatctaAAAATTACATAATTCTTTTAGAAAATCCAtagaaatcacaaaaaatagataattattataattatatgaACTAACAATAAACAATATACTAGTAAATGAGATACATCTTAACAATAAGTCAATAATGTTCTAACCGAAATAACAATCCATATTCCAAACAAGATAAGCAAAATGCGTCATTGATTATTtgtaagaaaatacaaaaatgaaataaaatcaaacaaGTTCATGGCAATGATATGCAGTTCTAAACTATAAAGACAAACATTATAGATGCCTTagaatataatattttaaaatatgagTGAGGATAACTTTCTAGTAGTTTAATATTAGAGAAAATTTTGTTGCAAACAAATTAATTTGGTCAGAGATATATTGATATCATTGCTAAGAGCACAAATGGCACTCATTTTCAACAAAAAAGCAGAAATGCATGTTAGTGCTTTTTCACTATCTAACAAGGAGAAAGCTCAAGGTTCTATGGAGTATGGAGTGTGGACGATTATAACGAGGTTAatgcttcttttttttaaatgggGTAGAGACAGATTTGGGGTAAAACCAAAAAgggttttaaaaaatataagggCAATTGTCAAAATTATCCTTCCATTGGTTAAGTTCCCTGGGGTGTGAGTCTTAGTTCTGAGGCGAGTCTTGCGCCTAAGTGTGCGCCTCATCTCTTGGGGCGTGCGCCCAAAGGATCTACGCCTCTCATTAACGCCCAGATGCGTTTTACATACGCCCCGCCCCGATTCACGCCCCGAGACTCGCCCCATAAACGCCCCTAAAAACACTGATATTGACATACAGTCATGCATATTCCTAGTTCTAATctaatttgaatttttttaaataatgtgGTATCTGAGCCAGCTTGCGCGTAACTCCACTAATTCCACGGGATACTTGCTACCTTCCGCCAGCAATaggtaccaggtaactctatccacaaggcttggatagatgtgaagaaatcacctagtattttttgTCCCCGTTGGGAATTGAACTTGAGACCTCATGATTctaacccacttcattgaccactaacCCTCATAATTCTACTCTAATTTGTATTCTGAGTCGCATTATCATCACCAAAAAGTGGTTACTTGTTGGAAGTCTCCATTCATTTGCACTAGTTTCTAGTCTTCCTTTCTTTAACAAGTAAAGATAAAACAGGGAAAGAACACTACAGTTTCCTACTAAATTTGCGAAGGCATGGCGGAAACCACTATGCTACGTTTCTAACAGCATAAAGAAGAAAAAACTGGCTCCCCAAAGCCTTGGGAAAGTCATTTAGTCGGTCGACCCGCGTTTTATGAGGCATCATTAACTACTTTTTTCTGCCTCGAATAAGTTGAAAGGATTTTTTCATTTCCGGTTCCTTTaaaaaccaaaatccaaacctgTAAAGAAACTATTTAACTTCAGTTTCTATTATGCCCTTTGAACTGACATTGATTGATTTGACCTAAGTTGCTCGAACTCGGGTGCGAGTATTCGAATATGGatgcggatctagaggtcggatcttTCACGAATCCCGCACCCACACCCACGTCGTGTCGACACTGGCACGGCACTGAAAGTGAAGAGTTCAAGCAACTTAGGATTTGACTGACATGTTATTTAGGAATGGCAAATAAAGGGACTTTGTACACTGAGATGCTAAGTTGCGCGGACTCTTCAATTTTGATGTCGTCCCCGTCCCGATACGAGACCGGGACGGAAGCGGGAGCGGGATACGTCCCAGATACGGTCAACTGACTTCGGACACTTTGACCGGAGTCCATCGACAAAGAATAGTGTCCATCTTGGAGAATGAAAGATTGAATTCTACAATATTCATGCAAGTTTTTCACAGAATATCTCTCaaaatttacaatatttttatagCTCTATTTTTTATTAGCCGAATCCCCTTCATATCCGGATCCGCAcccccgaatcttaaaatttagattttgccAAATCCGATACTCGGATCCGTCCTTGTATCGGATACCCGCACCcaagtccgagcaacttagctgAGATGTATCTGATAGACCATaaattatattttgaatttaGAAGATTCAAGCTTTTACATGTGATATACAGTACATAACTGCTTTTGTACATAGCTAAAATTTGGTCCTTGTGTGTTGAAGGGTTAGTGGGAATTTTAGTCCTTAAGTTCCCAATTATAGCACGTAAATCCCAAATAGTTCTTAACACTTTTAGAATTTTCTGACAAAAACAGAAAAACTAATGAGCAATAGCTTACTAAGTTTTCTATGGGTGTCCTAAGTTATAGGTCTGAACTCATGCTACCAGTGTGCCTGACAACCGGACAGTTTAAATTATTGATTTTCCTATTCTTGACAAGAAGTCCCACATATATGCTACAACTGGAAACTCAGGGAATACAATCGCCCTACTTCTTCAACaggacaaaagaaagaaagcaaCTTTAGCCATGGTGTTCCTTAGAGAAGTGTGAGACTAGCAAGATCAAGCTTAGTCCTACTCATTGTCACTACCAATTTCAAGAAATTTTCCAGGTTGAATGGAACTTCATTTGagattttactttttctttttcaagaaattcttctttattgaaagcagaAATATCAAATACTGTAGAAGAAATAATGAGCATCCAGATAAGCCATGTGTTGGCTTTCTTTCAGTTCAGAACTCTGGGTTCAGTTGAACACTGTCTGATCCTTACGGACCTTCAAGATAGTTAAAATCCTAAAGTAAGGTGCCCAGCTCTGAACATTAATCCTAAAGAATGGGGGCTTCCCAAGCTATTCAATGCTTGATTACTAGCTATTCAAGGTCCATCCCTGGATCATCATGCACCAGAGAAACACAATGGCCTCTGGAAACTTAGAGGTCTAGGTTGTAGGGTTACTATAAAGAATTTCTTGTATCGAGAGAGGTAGTCTGGTGCATTTGTGCATGGCCAGTGACATAATCCTTCATGCACAAGAAGTACATACTGTTACATTATATTCTTCTTGACAGGATATTAATTCAGGTGAATTGTATATCAGCCGTTTTTCGCGTATGAAATGCTAGTCCCTGCACATTACTAGGATCTTTTCTTACTTTTTTCTGGATTTAAAAAGTGATAAATGCAAAAGATTCTTACCTCTGCCAGGCTGAATGTATGAGAAATGTTGATAGCAATCAAACCCTTAGACAACCAGGATAGGAGCTCTTTCAGAGAATCTCCAAGCACATTAGGTTGATAAATCTTATGGCTTCCCCAATAGAGTCCGTGAATCGTCCAGTtctgaaccaaaaaaaaaaagtataaaaaatGATGGTTATTACTCTtggacaaaagaaagaaataaataagctTTCTCCTTTTGGGGGCTGGGATGATGTTGTAAAGAGAGATAAAAAGAAATGAAAGTTATTTGCTGCTCATACTGCTTGTATTATGAGACACCTGGATAATTGATAGTAGCTTGTCCATATAATGAAAAGAAAGGTGGAGAAAACTTCTCATGCAATAATTTGGGAGCAGCATGTCCTAAAAGAAACCATATACTTACATGCCTTGACATCCTCTTGTGACAACAGCGTGAAATTTCTACTCTTAAGATCCTTCAAGAttggttttctttttctttttttgaaagaGTGGTACCTACGCCAGCTTGGGTGTACCTCGACTATTTCATTGGGTACCCGCTACCTCCCACCAACACAGGTACCGAATAACTCTGTCCACCATAGCTTAGGAATATAGGACGAATTCACGTAGTGTTTTGTCTCTACTGGAATTTGAATGGTCTTCCAAGTTTGCactcacttcattgaccactaagtCACACCCTTCGGTGCAAGATCCTTCTAAATTGTTGATTTGAGACTAACAAATGTTATGTTGCTAGCATGTTTCAACATAGTATATGCAATCAGGATTATGGCAAGACAGTCTATATTCTGAGAATGATCTTTTAACTTACTGCTTgtattcaaatttcaaactatTAGTAGGAACTTCAAGGAGCTAGTGGTGCCCACCACATGCGTAACTTAGCAGCCTTGGACATGTCTAATTAAGAGCTACTCAATTGACCAGCAACCGGACTAATTAAGCCTGGTACAGTCAACCAACTAGAAGGAAAGAACCAAAAGGGggtaaaaagaaaaagatcaGGGTGCTTAGAAACAGTACCTTCACCAAAGCAATGTTCGCTGGGATGATAGGTACTTCTCCACTTGCAAATCCAATAACCAGAATTTGTGCTCCCCAATTTAATAGCTTCATGCTATCTTTTGTAAGCTTCCCCCCGACTGGATCATACAAGACATCAACTCCTTTGAGCTTTCTTGACTTCAGGAAGCCCTTGACACTTTCGATGACGTTTGCATTGCTCAAGTCTACTACATGATCAACTCCTAAAGATTTCAAAAATTGCACCTTTTCATTTCCCCTAAGATTAACAGACAAGGATAACTTTTAGCACAACAACCTTAAAAAAACTTTTTTGTACACTTGAGAATTCAAAAGTACCTAGCAACTGCAATAACTGTTGCTCCACAAACCTTCCCAATTTGTACCGCTGAGAGCCCAACACCTCCAGCTGCTCCAAGTACCATTAACACCTGCCGTGTGTAAACCAGTATGTCACATGATTCGGGTATATaaaaaatcatgtaacaaaacAGCCTTAGCATTTTATGCCCTAAAGCTCAAGGGAAGGACGAAGGTGACCCTACCTGATTGGGATGCAGCTGCGCTCTATGCACCAGAGCCACATGGGATGTCCCATATGCAACAGGAAGTGCACCAGCCGCCACTAGATCACACCCATCAGGTACTCGAAACCTTCAATTATAAGCTAACTTAAGACATTTTTGAACACTAAAACCATAAAACCAAcccaaaagtaagaaaaaaagcATAACTCTGGTTTGTCTCATATACAGTGACCATTGACCTATGTCATGCGAAATCAAGTAGGGGTACACTTCCCATTCTTAGCAAATTTTTAGGGGCCGCTTGGTTACAAGGACTAGGGAGGTTATCCTAGTATAATATTTGGGATTATCTATCCTAGACCTGGTTTTGAACCAAATGATCCCTAGAGTATATTGATAGATATGCACTAGTATTCAAGCACACCCCACCCTtccagactccacttgtgggaactcaccgggtatgttgttgttgttgttgttgttgttgcactaGTATCCAAGCCCTATTACACTAATTTCAATTGTTTAaccaatcaatcaatcaactgttagaaaaataatttggTAACTCAAAAAGAGATATTCAAATTGTTGTCTAGGTTTATTCTTGTTATATTATATGAATGGATCTTTATTATACTATTAATTTGAATATATTTAATGTGTGTAATAgtaa belongs to Nicotiana tabacum cultivar K326 chromosome 6, ASM71507v2, whole genome shotgun sequence and includes:
- the LOC107829416 gene encoding uncharacterized protein LOC107829416; protein product: MEALLVRKLGDPTLPPNASENSPFDLSTSHPIPNLGSPTSVRVRVKATSLNFANYLQVLGKYQEKPPLPFIPGSDYSGVVDAVGPNVTKFKIGDPVCSFAALGSFAQFIVADQSDLFRVPDGCDLVAAGALPVAYGTSHVALVHRAQLHPNQVLMVLGAAGGVGLSAVQIGKVCGATVIAVARGNEKVQFLKSLGVDHVVDLSNANVIESVKGFLKSRKLKGVDVLYDPVGGKLTKDSMKLLNWGAQILVIGFASGEVPIIPANIALVKNWTIHGLYWGSHKIYQPNVLGDSLKELLSWLSKGLIAINISHTFSLAEAHLAFTALKDRRAIGKVMITFDDGRTLKSKL